In Populus alba chromosome 4, ASM523922v2, whole genome shotgun sequence, the genomic window AGTACATGACTCCTGACTTGGGTTATGGCAATGGGTTGGCTGGCTCTGGTACGTTGACTGAAAAGTTGTTTAAGTCAGTCAAGAGGAAATTGAAGCAGAAATTTCCTACAGACAggtatttgaaaattttgggaTAGCAGGAAAAGTATGCTAATGGGAAATGGCATCATTTTTCTGTGTTAACCCCTGGACCACGTTGTACCATCCATCCTGTTCCATGGTTTACCAAGACTTCGTAAAGAGTTTCAAGTCATTGATTCTCTTCttcctattttcttttattatataatttaaaattacttaaaatacCATACATCACTCTCATGgaatattttagaaaagaatTAGTTAATACTTCTAAATCTTGAtgtgatttaatttctttttaaatttgaatcatTTGCTTTATCTGACTtctttttaaccatttttataattttaatagtgAAAGTAAAGTCTTATATTATATATGGTATTACGgtagataaatttataaatgaatGAAATCAACCTATTTCTTAAGAGTTATATTAGTGTTTTAGTATCTTTCTTAATTAGAAATAAGGTTGAACACAAAATACTAATAATTAgctttatatatagaaaaaaggaTAATTACTTTTCGTTTTTCACTTTTTCTTCAAAGTTTAGTAAATTACTTTTTCCCTCAGGAGCTTTAATAACTTCAATACACTTCACGTTCTTTATTTTGgcaccaaaataaaaatcaacaaaattttgttattatttacatgtttgccattataataattttaatgattaaaaagccattgaaaacaaaaaacaacacaaaaaaaataattttaccattgacaactttcttgaaaaaatcaCAATCTTACTGTTCCATGGTTTACCAAGACTTCGTAAAGACTTTCAAGTCATTGATTCTCttcctattttcttttatcaatctTGCTTTGAAACCGTTTGGGGAATCGAGGTGATTTTACAATATCCAGGTTAAAGATAATCTGATAAATAGTAATTTAGTCCCTGTAGTTTTAGCGATATGATAACTTAGTCTTTCTAGTTTCAAAGATCATATCCTCGTCCACTGACAGTGTAGAGGAAGGAAAAATTGGGAAACTCATTATTTCCCTCTCGAGCCTTAACAACTTCAAAGTTTTGTCATTATttacattataataattttaataattaaagtgCCGTGgaaaactaaaattaacaaaaaaaccacAATCTTACTATTGACAACTTTCTTGAAAAAACCACAATAttactgttaaaaaaatcattacatttTAAGAAGCCCACTAAAATCATGTTTCTAACTAATTGCTAAACAATTCTTGATCATTTCAAgccaaccaaaaaaatcaaattttactaaCGATTTCCCCATAGTTCTCCTTCTTTTCaatccaacaaaaataaaaaattaaatagcatTAGTTACATAAATTTGAACGAATATCATCATATTCATTAAAAGCTAATTGTTGACCTTTAAATcaaatattcatatttttatatatttttaattataacaataaaatgaaaatagttTAATAATATGCCTTGGTGAGAATAAgctttaaacattttttattcaagagTATAAAAACAAGCATGATTGATTTCATGAAGAAATCAATCGAGctttcaaaaaagaaagcaaatgaaGACTTAGATTAGTATTCATTTTAAGTgttcaatataaatttttatatcctACTTGATAACACGATTAAAATGAACTCACACACTTCACCAtgcatactttaaaaaattgataaatcatatgataaaatctaagatatACGATTCCAAGAATTCACCTAAGTTAATCtattataattagaattatacATGAACTAGTCGACCATTTGGTATAACCAAATGAATCGGCTGATCTATATTTATCAATAATGAATACATGAGAATTTTGCAAGAATTAGTCAACTGATTGACTTAACCAATTTAAACCGATTGATCGTTTTAGTTGTTAGGGAGACTGTAACGCTTATAAacgacaagttttttttaaaaacatctatATAGCTTGTCTCATTGCAAAATTAACAAGGGAATCCAAACATATGTTATATACAAGCTATTCtaaaagcaaaacaattttaaaatcatcaatcatTAGTTATACTCTAATTTCTGcttattaaaccttcataatCTAGTACAAGAATATTCAATATCTTTCTCACTACACTTTGATGCGTCCCTAGAGTTTTACAATAAACGTATGGATTGTGACATATATAATAGGGGTAATTCAAGTATTGTATCCTCAAGGATGTGGTTTAAGTACTAATTCATCAATTTCCTATATTATTTAAGAAGATTTCAAATTTGTATAATGGAATGCAAATTTCTTTTGGTTTAATTTAGAATCAAAGACAAAGGTTTCTAAGGTGTAGGGTTTCATCAAAAGAATTCCTtccatgagtttaaatataGTTTCTTGGACTAATATTTTGCTAATTGCAATGACTAAATTTCCTTTTGTATATGATATCCTTTTTCAAGATATAACAATTATATCTATATTAATCTTATGTCTACTTTCGTTATCatagaaattaatataaattcattaatttttgtggAACTCTTGAATATAAGTCATAATAATATGTATTTACTTCTAAACTATACTACCAAGGTTTGATGAATTCATGAATTAATATTGAACTTTAACTTTCGTTACTTCTTTGAACACCTTAAATATGCAATTCATAGCCAATAAATTACAAGGATGAAAACCAAAATCATCaaattgaaatcaagaaaatatatgtaattCAACAACATTCAACTCATGTCATGAATTCAAAGATTATATCCTAGCCCTATAATAAGAAAATTAGTTCATTATTAatctaaacaaacaaaaaaactcactaaatttaaacataatgaagagaAAACTAATAGAAAGAAGAACTCTTATGAAGTGAGCAGAATTTCTCCACTCTTCCTCTTCCATGGATGCTTCATTCTCTAGAGTTGTTTAGgatctctctctttccttttatatatcCTCCTCTGTGCACGCTGCCGATCGCATCCACGATAGGACCAGGAGAGGAAAGCAGTCATGTAAAGAGAAAAGAGCGGAGAAGGGAGCTAAAGCTTAATGTGGTTGGATGCCCCTCCTTAGACCTCTGTTTGCCTCACTGttggcaaaaaagaaaaagaaaaataggggGTTGATGATCTACCCGATCCAGTGGGTCTATATTTGTTCGGGTCACCAGAGAGTGACTCCACGCTTCTCTAGTGGAAGTGCATAAATCCATGCGCCGCCATTGTCCCAATGGCCTTCTAGTGTCCATAGAATTATACCCTGGACATTCCAATCATCCCGGAAGGTTGATTCATGAACTCAAACAATTTTTAGACAAAATTGCGATAAATTGTGAAATTTTGGAgtaaaaatcttattattttgtataatatttagattgttaacatggtttgatttGTGTTTAGATCTCGATATAACTTGATTAATTGCGTTGAATTATAGGTTCttttttgggtttgggtttgaaGATGTTAAATATTGATGCATGATTTATGCTTGGATTGATggtaatttatttgaattagcaTGGAATTTGAATATAAGTTTgtgacattaataaaatatgtgTGGATGTTTGGTTTTGAGTCGGTaaacaataatttgttttggattgATATTGCGGTCAAAATagtctttgataaaaaatattttatttttgtcttgcCAAATACATCCTTCATTAGTTGGTGatattttcttaatgtttggaagacaatttttgaatcaattttgaTATTCCCACTTTTTTTACCCTCACATATTTAATGTTTAGAATTTTGACCTACACATGAGGTGCTTTTTTGGTATTAAATGGATCGTTTTCCTTccacaaaaaacaacaacaaaaaatctctctttgaaaaatacaatctttatttaatttgcAAATGATGAAGTctctcaaaaatataaaaactcatattttgctttaaaaaataaaatacttggTGTTTTAGTATttacatacaaaaaataatcatatatatatatatatatatatatatatatatatatatatatatatattgcttacattttggatttaataaatcaatttattgaattcatgagaatttaatcaatatttttataaccgaaaaaaatttaattcatgagaattaatgGTAAATATTCTGGTATAAATGTTGGACCTACAACTAGATTGgtatttaaatattagaaattaactagaaaattctcaaaattatactaaacatttatttattttaattgaaagtatttttcactacGACGAACGAGTGGTAGAAAACGCATTTGCCTTCATCTTAATCCATAAAATTGATTGTAGGTTAGGAACccataaaaacttttaaaacccatcaaaaccacacaaagcagcttaccttagataaAATGTGCTAATACTTtctctaaccacaaccagtcacTTACCCTTGAATTTCTGATAAAACCAATGTAACCGGGTTTCGTAGCAATCCTAAACTAAATAACTAAATAGTGACTCATTCAACCTTCAACACTACGCATCCACGTACGACAACTCACAAACACTGGTTTCCCATCATATTactttgcttttttcttcttcttcttcttataacTAGAAAGAACTTCTGGAATTCTAGTTGCTGGTCTATAATTACCTCTTTGATTAACATCTCTTTTTCTTAATCAAACCTATATCTTGATAAGTATTTCCTTcttatctgatttttttttaaagaattatacaCAAGCTCCTCAATTACACAAGATAATAATGAATTGATGGGTAAAACTCATAGATGTCCCAGAATTAcgtataaaatttcattttggtccttaattTTTAATGGTTAGAATTATTTCAGTCCAATTAGCAGAAATCTGAAGGAGGGGGATTTTCAGAACTTAGGGGATcataaaacattgaaaaaacttatatGAGCTTTAAGAAGAGGGTGCTCCTAAGATTCCTACATACGAACATGAGTTATGTTGATTGGTGATATGGAATGTTGAAagcatttcaaataaaatcatagtCAAGCTCTGATGAGCAGGTAGTTTCATATTCTACCACATTTAAAATGGTCAAAATGCCTTAAGcatgaaagaaagaagcattCCTGGACCTTACCAAAATAGTAGGAAGAGCTTTATAGCACATGAAAGAGACTATGAGAGCTCAGTAGTGATCCAATAAGACCCTTACCCTAGCAAAATACAGAGTAGATAGGTAGTGAAGATGCGTATGAAATTGACACAAGGAATCATCATCTCCCTAAGATATCAATTAACCACAAGTGATGATATAGCTTAACctgcaattttttcttttaaattttaaacttgtttAATAGTGACGGATGATAGATTAATTCTACAGTTCTGAGCATCAAGTACAAATCATAATTAACACATATTACCATTGACAAAAACTAGAGGCAGAGAAGATAGTGTCTCCTATCAGTGCCGCGTGCTTGCAATTAACATACATTATCCACATATCTTGTCGTTGATGCTCTATCTGAAGGATTTGTTTGAATGCCCCACAAACCCACAAAGATCATCTTCTTATATTTTCCTCATCCCATAGTGGACTTCCTtacaatctcttcttcatcttctatcATACTCTCTTGAGGTCTTGTTAGCTCTCTTGTTTCAAGATGCTTATAAAACCAAGCCGGGAAATATATTTCTCAAATAAACAGagtaagaaaaatatgaaagtcCACCAAGAAAGTTGCAATACAGGACATATGACATTAACCATAGGCATGATAAAACTGAACCTCACTTATTATCTAACTTTTGAAATCATAAACAATAAGATGCAAGCAGGAACATAATGTTCTACACTTTCAGTAGATTGAACATGAAGTATGCATCAGTGGTGAAAAAAAGAGATGGACAGAGACGATAATGTCTCTTACCAATCCTGTACGAGTATCCTCCGATGAGctatatcaaagaaccattCAGCCTAGAAGCAGCTCTTAGATGAAGGACATGAAATAAGgttttttatatcttcatcaggcTACACAAAGTATTGAAATCTCCAGTTACGAGTTACTTTCATCAACTGACAATTTGTTCACTCCACCCCCTTGTGACGACACACTTGGCAGTGATGATATAGTGGAAGAGTGATCTTGAGCAGACCTTTTAGGTGAAGAAAGTACAGGTTTAAGTGGAATTTGCAAAGAGTGAAGACTACCTTCAAACATCTCTACCACCTTTGTCATTGATGGTCTATCTGATGGAATGGTTTGGATGCACCACAAACCTactaaaatcatcttttttataatctcttcttcctcttctgatTATACCCCCATGAAGTAATGTAATCTCTCCTGGTTCAAAGATACTTGTAAAACCAATCAGGGAAATACATTTCACTGGTTTCCGAAgatccaatatatattttttttctttcttcgaCCATTTCTAGAACCATCATTCCATAGCTATACACATCAGACTTGTAAGATACTCCTCCAAAATTCCTACAGAACACTTCAGGTGCTATGTAACCGACAGTCCCTCTTGCGCCTATCATTGAAACCTTACTCTCTTTACTCCTGCATAGCTTTGCCAGACCAAAATCAGAGATCTTTGGACAAAAATCTTCATCGAGAAGAATGTTGTGAGGCTTTATGTCAAAATGCACAATTCGAGTGTTACAACCTCTATGTAAGTACTCGAGACCTCTAGCAATACCAACTGCAATTTCATAAAACCTTTCCCATTGTAAACCAAAATTTGTATCTGGGGTTCTTTCATAAGATATGAACTTGTCTAAAGATCCCTTGGTCATGAATTCGTAAATCAAAGCTCTTTTAGTCTTCTCATAGCAGAAACCCAAAAGTGTAACTATATTCACGTGGGAAGTTCTGCTAATGCTCGCAACTTCATTCATGAACTCTTCTCCATCATCTTTGGATTCTTTCAGGACTTTTACGGCCACAAGTCGACCGTCCGTTAACTTTCCTTTGTATACATTACCAAATCCCCCCTCACCTAGTTTATTGGTGAATGAGTTGgtgattttcttaatttctgCATATGAATAACGCCTTGGGGTGAGATAATGATAGTCCATCATAAATGTTTCAAACCTGTCAACATTATGTGAATTCTTCAGCTTGAAGGTCATTGCTATATTGCCACTAAATGAGCCTTCTCTTCTACTTAAACAAATTGCAATTATAGAAAAAGCAATTATCGCTACCACAGCTGCTGACAtgactgtaaaaaaaaatgatcatcatcattattatcgtTGTCATCATTATCAAATGAAAATATTGgattcttattattatattcaccTATAGCAATCTTAAGACCCTTTCCAAACCCTGAAGATCCTGTTCCTGTAACATGAACATCAAGTAAGTTTCtgatataagaaaattttacaACCTTCATTGGTGATCaacaactataataaaaaaatgaaattacccCAAAGACAAAGAAGTGGAATGTGCTGACtcatgatgatggtgatgacgACAACACCAATGGAAGATGTCGTGGTTTAATtagtaataaaacaaataatagaatCAGTCTCAGCAGACATAAAATTCAATACAGTTCAGGAATTAATTCTGAGATTAATTGTGATATATTAGGTAATGTCTTTATTTTCTGAACTCCTTAATGTCTTAATCTATATCTGTTGTAAACTTAAGCTAACCATTCCATGGCAGCTTTACAATTCTTTCTTGAATATTGTTTGTCCTGTTCTTGTTTAACTTTTTACATTTCTACCTAACACACAGTGTATAGCGTTGGACTttgtcaattcaaaaaaaaatttcactacTAATTTgcctcgatttttttttaaatttttataacagAAAGAAGTTTCTGATGTGGTAGTAGAGACACTGATAaactacagtttttttttaaatttttataacaaaagaaTCATCACTTCTTTGATAAAGATGTTCGACGACCACTTGCACTCTTCTATGGTCTTGGAGTGTTAGAAGCAGGAACATCGTAATTTTTTACAATATCTCCATAGtataaatttagaaaatcaCCGTGACTTCCATGTCAAGATCTACATCAATgcatgagggaaaaaaaaaagaaaaaagcagcgTGCTTTGTACTTTCTCCAAGTTAATACCGAAAGACTAAAGCTCAAAAATTAGTACTCTCCTCGATCTCCTTATCTTTTTCATaactatatattttcatatctaattttttttcttagtattctctcaaattcattaatttgtAAATCAACAGTAATGGTTAATATTTGATTTCCACTTGTAATCTAACGNNNNNNNNNNNNNNNNNNNNNNNNNNNNNNNNNNNNNNNNNNNNNNNNNNNNNNNNNNNNNNNNNNNNNNNNNNNNNNNNNNNNNNNNNNNNNNNNNNNNNNNNNNNNNNNNNNNNNNNNNNNNNNNNNNNNNNNNNNNNNNNNNNNNNNNNNNNNNNNNNNNNNNNNNNNNNNNNNNNNNNNNNNNNNNNNNNNNNNNNNNNNNNNNNNNNNNNNNNNNNNNNNNNNNNNNNNNNNNNNNNNNNNNNNNNNNNNNNNNNNNNNNNNNNNNNNNNNNNNNNNNNNNNNNNNNNNNNNNNNNNNNNNNNNNNNNNNNNNNNNNNNNNNNNNNNNNNNNNNNNNNNNNNNNNNNNNNNNNNNNNNNNNNNNNNNNNNNNNNNNNNNNNNNNNNNNNNNNNNNNNNNNNNNNNNNNNNNNNNNNNNNNNNNNNNNNNNNNNNNNNNNNNNNNNNNNNNNNNNNNNNNNNNNNNNNNNNNNNNNNNNNNNNNNNNNNNNNNNNNTATCAGAAACAGAGTACACAATGCTGATCTATGTAGCTCAAATTATTTTAGCAATCCTTAGGCCTTTACAAACAGCAATTTCTATGTAGGAACCATAAGCTTCAAAGTATATGGAGATATATATAAagggaaaatgaaaataaaaaggattcatgaaaaaggaaagagagcaCTGAAAAATCAAGCATATTATATAAACCTAATCCACATACCAGCAGTGACAGAACCCCCAGGTGAATTAATAAAcaatttgatgtcttttttGGGGCTTCAGCATCCAGAAATAATAGCTGACTGATTATAAAATCTGCTGTCACGTCATCCACCTGCCAAATACCAGTCAGAGTAAGTAAAATTAAACCAGCCTTTTGCCATTCTTAAGCATGTTTAAAAACCAAGAAAGTTGGAAATGCTCGATATATTGCTAGCATCTCTATCACTTGCACACATAATAGCATCCAGATTTAACTCTACCACAATTCTAAAAAATGAAACCCGAAGGCCATAAATTTCACAGTAAGGAACTAATATGACAATAATCAGCAAAACCCATCTCAGAGTGCCAATGGTTAAGCCAGCAGACCAGAAAAAacacatgcatatatatatatagagtccCACCTCAAATCTCAATTTCTATCTGAAAGAAGATGTCTAACAGAAAAGAAAGCATCAACCACAATCGAAGATTTAATTAACATCCACTACATAGAGAAAGACCCATCTAAAACCTGTGTTCCAACATCATTACCAAAACAAATATGCTGCAATCAAACAATAGTAAGAAACTCACCTAACAAGTTCGGCAATTACTCCCCCAAAACCACATCATAACACAAAGGTTCGATGAAAAACTACGTAGCAACATCAGAAAACCTCACTTCCAATatctctaacaaaaaaaatacagtgcTACTAAGTCATCCAAAACCTAACAACTACTCCCGCAAAAAAGAAGAACTACAAATACCAGGCTACAAAATCCTACAAACAATTCCAGCCTCCCCAACTTgtcagataaaaagaaaaattatatcagCCTACAAAACTTAAGGGCCACCTCAAGATACTAAAGACCAATACTTTGATAaccaatattatatataaaacatctaCAAACcttacaaaacaaaaggagaaaaaaaccaCCTACAAAATCCATCAATTAGtcccaaaacaaaaacccagCAACAAACTTCGTACAGAAACAAATTCTACACACCTTTTAACATCagttcaaaaagaaaagaaaagaaaaatacttgagAGCCCaaaaaaatgattctttgaCGGAGAAGCATGTTGGTAGTGTCCAATTCCTCAAATTTTGGCAAAGTAGGAGCTGAATTAGCAAAAGATGAGAACTTTTCAACATCCCAGTTGCTAGCCAAAGTCTGTCTTGCGGTGTTAGCATCGAATGAACTCTTCGAAGCCTTAACACAGATGGGTTTTCGTCTTTTACTGCAAACACTAATAGTAGTGCTGGTGTCACTGGAGACTGGTAGCAGAAGATGATTCTTGTTAATGAAACTGTTGCGATTGGAGAAACATAGAGGGCTGCTTGTGGATTGTGAGGCTGTGAGATATGCTAAACCTACCTCCATTTTTCCTTTCTATCTGCTTTGATTTGATATTATGGTCCTGTTTTATAACATTTTGTCTATGGTTTATGGATATTTTGTTTGAGGAAATTAGAGAGAGTTCGGTGACCAAAGTGGACCTTCTGCATAACTTTCTAGTCTGAAGTGTAAGCAATGGTAGATTCTGCTGGCTGGGTGTTGCAGTTCGTTGAACGTGCCGTTTGGCccctcctgttttttttttgttttttttttcaacaaaataaattttaaattttaatttaaaataaattaaatattaaataataaaattaaaaataattaaaaaaactcatcatttaagaataataataataaaaaaaattatgtttgggtctttttagttttttatgaaaaaaatgagagaattgTGATTTAAGTTAAAAAAGGGCAGATATATTGCCAAAATCATGGATAATTTGGCCCCCCTGTGCTGCTGTATCGTGGACGTAACTTGTAAGGTCTAAGCCAAAGAAACATTGGTTAACTTGCTATGATAAGATAACCTTGATatgcttgttttttcttcttgtcaCGATCTTCTCCGAtcacatgatgatgatgatgattgtatttttataacagGAATATTTTCCATGAATAAAAAGGTTTAAAGTCTCCTTACTCCTttacttcaaaaaattattaaatacaaataaaaaatatcttcaataaattataatgatatttattgatataatatgacatcattatttttgtttgtactCACAGGCATAAATTTCTCATCAATGAATAccaaaaaatttacaaataaagaTCAAGGAATGAAAAACAATAGGTAGGTATTCCCTTATTATTTCCATTGGGAAATATAatgtatcaatattttaaactgaattataaaataaaatataatcgtcgctaatttttttcattgaattcattaataatatttaatttataacatgTAAGACCCCTTTCCCCAtctctcatttcttcttcttctttttccttatgttttttttttcctgtagaaAACAACGCCACCCCTTATTTTGTCACAAATCAAGCTTTCATCATCATAAATACAATCACTCATACACTCAGTTTGTCAAGTACCCTTGTTTtggttcaatttattttgaagattcGCTACATCAAGTAAGCAAACttaccaaaattttttttgttgtaacccattttttatgttaattgtttaactttttttatgtaatatatgtaatttgtatgtgtgtttatttattttataacttttttctaTAGAAACTTGTtgtatgaatatataatttatacatgttaaggtttatttgagattttaaaaaattaaatttgtttgtcatttgatgaaaatagtttgattttgtaacttAAGTGTTTTATAATGAAGTAAATAATAGGTACATTTcgtattttatcaattttattattaagttgagAATTTAGGTAAATTTAGAGAAATTTGAGTCTTATTGAGAGAAATTAACACCGACTCGAAAAAATTGTCAGACATGTTT contains:
- the LOC118052505 gene encoding PR5-like receptor kinase, whose product is MKVVKFSYIRNLLDVHVTGTGSSGFGKGLKIAIVMSAAVVAIIAFSIIAICLSRREGSFSGNIAMTFKLKNSHNVDRFETFMMDYHYLTPRRYSYAEIKKITNSFTNKLGEGGFGNVYKGKLTDGRLVAVKVLKESKDDGEEFMNEVASISRTSHVNIVTLLGFCYEKTKRALIYEFMTKGSLDKFISYERTPDTNFGLQWERFYEIAVGIARGLEYLHRGCNTRIVHFDIKPHNILLDEDFCPKISDFGLAKLCRSKESKVSMIGARGTVGYIAPEVFCRNFGGVSYKSDVYSYGMMVLEMVEERKKIYIGSSETSEMYFPDWFYKYL